A genomic stretch from Hemicordylus capensis ecotype Gifberg chromosome 1, rHemCap1.1.pri, whole genome shotgun sequence includes:
- the CALM2 gene encoding calmodulin-2 isoform X1 has product MADQLTEEQIAEFKEAFSLFDKDGDGTITTKELGTVMRSLGQNPTEAELQDMINEVDADGNGTIDFPEFLTMMARKMKDTDSEEEIREAFRVFDKDGNGYISAAELRHVMTNLGEKLTDEEVDEMIREADIDGDGQVNYEEFVQMMTAK; this is encoded by the exons ATG gCTGATCAACTGACAGAGGAGCAGATTGCAG AATTCAAGGAAGCCTTTTCACTATTTGACAAGGATGGAGATGGTACTATAACGACGAAAGAATTGGGGACAGTGATGAGGTCACTTGGGCAGAATCCAACAGAGGCTGAACTACAGGATATGATCAATGAAGTAGATGCAGATG GCAATGGGACAATTGACTTCCCAGAATTTTTGACAATGATGGCAAGAAAAATGAAGGATACAGACAGTGAAGAGGAAATTAGAGAAGCATTCCGTGTATTTGATAAG GATGGTAATGGTTATATTAGTGCTGCAGAACTCCGCCATGTGATGACAAATCTTGGAGAGAAGTTAACAGATGAAGAAGTTGATGAGATGATTAGAGAAGCAGATATTGATGGTGATGGTCAAGTAAACTATGAAG AGTTTGTACAAATGATGACAGCAAAGTGA
- the CALM2 gene encoding calmodulin-2 isoform X2 — protein MRSLGQNPTEAELQDMINEVDADGNGTIDFPEFLTMMARKMKDTDSEEEIREAFRVFDKDGNGYISAAELRHVMTNLGEKLTDEEVDEMIREADIDGDGQVNYEEFVQMMTAK, from the exons ATGAGGTCACTTGGGCAGAATCCAACAGAGGCTGAACTACAGGATATGATCAATGAAGTAGATGCAGATG GCAATGGGACAATTGACTTCCCAGAATTTTTGACAATGATGGCAAGAAAAATGAAGGATACAGACAGTGAAGAGGAAATTAGAGAAGCATTCCGTGTATTTGATAAG GATGGTAATGGTTATATTAGTGCTGCAGAACTCCGCCATGTGATGACAAATCTTGGAGAGAAGTTAACAGATGAAGAAGTTGATGAGATGATTAGAGAAGCAGATATTGATGGTGATGGTCAAGTAAACTATGAAG AGTTTGTACAAATGATGACAGCAAAGTGA